In Antechinus flavipes isolate AdamAnt ecotype Samford, QLD, Australia chromosome 3, AdamAnt_v2, whole genome shotgun sequence, a genomic segment contains:
- the LOC127555348 gene encoding olfactory receptor 52B2-like isoform X2, translated as MSAPNFSTINYDMFVLIGIPGLKHMHLWISIPFCLMYLVAASGNLLLIFVVALERSLHEPMYLFLSMLAFWDLILSTSTVPKALAIFWMDDTNISFGGCVTQLFFMHFAFVVESGILLAMAFDRYVAICYPLQYTTILNHSVIGKIGGIVVFRSFATVFPIVFLLKRLPFCRTNIIAHTFCEHMGLAKLACADITINIWYGISVPLLSVMLDMVVIVISYILILRAVFRLPSRDARLKALSTCGSHVCVILMFYLPGIFTVIAQRFGRKIPRHVHILLANLYVLVPPMMNPVIYGVKTKQIRERVALLFSPKGKC; from the coding sequence ATGTCTGCTCCCAACTTCTCCACTATCAACTATGATATGTTTGTGCTGATCGGCATCCCTGGCCTGAAGCATATGCATCTGTGGATCTCTATCCCCTTCTGCCTGATGTACCTGGTTGCTGCCTCAGGAAATCTCCTCCTGATCTTTGTGGTAGCTCTTGAACGCAGTCTCCATGAGCCCATGTACCTCTTCCTGTCCATGCTGGCATTCTGGGACCTGATCCTATCAACTTCTACCGTGCCCAAAGCTCTGGCCATCTTCTGGATGGATGATACAAACATCTCCTTTGGGGGCTGTGTCACTCAGCTCTTCTTCATGCATTTTGCCTTTGTGGTGGAGTCAGGGATCCTGTTGGCCATGGCCTTCGACCGCTATGTGGCCATCTGCTACCCGCTACAATATACCACCATCCTCAACCACAGTGTCATTGGCAAAATTGGGGGCATTGTAGTGTTCAGGAGCTTTGCTACAGTCTTCCCCATTGTCTTTCTGCTGAAGCGCCTGCCTTTCTGCCGTACCAACATCATTGCCCACACATTCTGTGAACACATGGGGCTGGCCAAGCTGGCCTGTGCAGATATCACCATCAATATTTGGTATGGAATCTCTGTGCCCTTGCTCAGTGTCATGCTTGACATGGTGGTGATTGTTATCTCCTATATCCTCATCCTTCGGGCAGTATTCAGGCTACCTTCTCGGGATGCCCGGCTCAAGGCATTGAGCACTTGTGGGTCACATGTCTGTGTCATCCTCATGTTCTACCTGCCAGGGATTTTCACTGTCATTGCTCAACGCTTTGGCCGGAAAATCCCTAGACATGTCCATATTCTACTGGCTAATCTTTATGTGCTTGTTCCCCCCATGATGAACCCAGTTATTTATGGGGTCAAAACCaaacagatcagagagagagTGGCCCTTTTGTTCTCACCAAAGGGGAAATGTTGA
- the LOC127555348 gene encoding olfactory receptor 52B2-like isoform X1, producing MAEISSVQKSSLLSNMNNLSETALFLIGCMLIGIPGLKHMHLWISIPFCLMYLVAASGNLLLIFVVALERSLHEPMYLFLSMLAFWDLILSTSTVPKALAIFWMDDTNISFGGCVTQLFFMHFAFVVESGILLAMAFDRYVAICYPLQYTTILNHSVIGKIGGIVVFRSFATVFPIVFLLKRLPFCRTNIIAHTFCEHMGLAKLACADITINIWYGISVPLLSVMLDMVVIVISYILILRAVFRLPSRDARLKALSTCGSHVCVILMFYLPGIFTVIAQRFGRKIPRHVHILLANLYVLVPPMMNPVIYGVKTKQIRERVALLFSPKGKC from the exons ATGGCAGAAATT AGTTCTGTTCAGAAATCAAGTCTTCTGAGTAATATGAACAATCTTTCTGAGACTGCATTGTTTTTAATTGGATGCA TGCTGATCGGCATCCCTGGCCTGAAGCATATGCATCTGTGGATCTCTATCCCCTTCTGCCTGATGTACCTGGTTGCTGCCTCAGGAAATCTCCTCCTGATCTTTGTGGTAGCTCTTGAACGCAGTCTCCATGAGCCCATGTACCTCTTCCTGTCCATGCTGGCATTCTGGGACCTGATCCTATCAACTTCTACCGTGCCCAAAGCTCTGGCCATCTTCTGGATGGATGATACAAACATCTCCTTTGGGGGCTGTGTCACTCAGCTCTTCTTCATGCATTTTGCCTTTGTGGTGGAGTCAGGGATCCTGTTGGCCATGGCCTTCGACCGCTATGTGGCCATCTGCTACCCGCTACAATATACCACCATCCTCAACCACAGTGTCATTGGCAAAATTGGGGGCATTGTAGTGTTCAGGAGCTTTGCTACAGTCTTCCCCATTGTCTTTCTGCTGAAGCGCCTGCCTTTCTGCCGTACCAACATCATTGCCCACACATTCTGTGAACACATGGGGCTGGCCAAGCTGGCCTGTGCAGATATCACCATCAATATTTGGTATGGAATCTCTGTGCCCTTGCTCAGTGTCATGCTTGACATGGTGGTGATTGTTATCTCCTATATCCTCATCCTTCGGGCAGTATTCAGGCTACCTTCTCGGGATGCCCGGCTCAAGGCATTGAGCACTTGTGGGTCACATGTCTGTGTCATCCTCATGTTCTACCTGCCAGGGATTTTCACTGTCATTGCTCAACGCTTTGGCCGGAAAATCCCTAGACATGTCCATATTCTACTGGCTAATCTTTATGTGCTTGTTCCCCCCATGATGAACCCAGTTATTTATGGGGTCAAAACCaaacagatcagagagagagTGGCCCTTTTGTTCTCACCAAAGGGGAAATGTTGA